Proteins encoded together in one Micromonospora kangleipakensis window:
- the nudC gene encoding NAD(+) diphosphatase: MQTEDRIMAYGGGWLDRAGALRADPGWIAGRLADPGSVLLPLWRDRCLVGPDRVPVRRGVADAADLLAAADETVFLGLDDGAAVFAVDLSARAEQEARELAGADEAVDVRALVGGLGPAEAAVQAYARGLLHWHRGQRYCGGCGAATVARDGGHTRSCTGPGCGRLLFPRIEPAIIVLVEAPGTPGRCLLARHAGAAEGAYSTLAGFVEVGESLEDAVRREMAEEAGISVTELWYQGSQAWPFPAGLMVGFRATAAGEEVRVDGVELLEARWFTRDELRERVAAGRPLGRADSIDHHLLGSWLAAGD, from the coding sequence GTGCAGACCGAGGATCGGATCATGGCGTACGGCGGTGGCTGGCTGGACCGGGCGGGGGCGCTCCGGGCGGACCCGGGGTGGATCGCCGGCCGGTTGGCCGACCCGGGCAGCGTATTGCTGCCGCTCTGGCGGGACCGCTGCCTGGTCGGGCCGGACCGGGTGCCCGTCCGGCGCGGCGTCGCCGACGCCGCCGACCTGCTCGCCGCCGCCGACGAGACGGTCTTCCTCGGCTTGGACGACGGCGCGGCGGTCTTCGCCGTGGACCTCTCCGCCCGCGCCGAGCAGGAGGCGCGGGAGCTGGCGGGGGCGGACGAGGCGGTGGACGTCCGGGCCCTCGTGGGCGGGCTGGGGCCGGCCGAGGCGGCGGTCCAGGCGTACGCCCGGGGGCTGCTGCACTGGCACCGGGGGCAGCGGTACTGCGGCGGCTGCGGGGCGGCCACGGTGGCCCGGGACGGTGGGCATACCCGTTCCTGCACCGGCCCGGGCTGCGGGCGGCTGCTGTTTCCCCGGATCGAGCCGGCGATCATCGTGCTGGTCGAGGCGCCCGGCACGCCGGGGCGCTGCCTGCTGGCCCGGCACGCCGGCGCGGCGGAGGGGGCGTACTCCACGCTCGCCGGGTTCGTCGAGGTGGGCGAGAGCCTGGAGGACGCGGTCCGGCGGGAGATGGCCGAGGAGGCGGGCATCTCCGTGACCGAGCTGTGGTACCAGGGATCGCAGGCATGGCCCTTCCCGGCCGGGCTGATGGTCGGCTTCCGGGCCACCGCAGCCGGCGAGGAGGTCCGGGTGGACGGGGTGGAGCTGCTGGAGGCGCGCTGGTTCACCCGGGACGAGCTGCGCGAGCGGGTGGCCGCCGGACGACCGCTGGGACGGGCCGACTCGATCGACCACCACCTGCTCGGCAGCTGGCTCGCCGCCGGCGACTGA
- a CDS encoding substrate-binding and VWA domain-containing protein: protein MVRDVPARILARRSPVVLLSAALVLLLVGWGGFVWLRDERTTPECLQRVRLRVAAAPVVAPAVDRIARATVGRQPCVALVVQARESDAVAAELANGADVADAWLPESTFWLRRARSTGAFEVPGQGTSVASTPVVLAVTEPVARRSGWPARPLTWRTLVGPKADATKVGLPDPAVDPAGVGALLGVRALAAGEPDPGGAVAATLRKLAGRTFSPAGTMASLPPAAGLPGRSDAVATTEQAVLEHNALTGADKVVAAYPEVGVPDLDLPYVVLPGTRDAVRDAAAGFLTDLLATASRDVLTGYGFRTAAGYPPAVPRDRRLSPDPRNPVPLPAEETVTEMLTGWSGVQRSARILTVLDISGSMAVRVPGGGTRLDAALAAAREGAGLLLDNSELGVWVFSTKVDGDRDYREILPVGPLRAQRAALARRLGEVKVKPDGGTGLYDTTLAAYRDARRHWTPGRINLVLVMTDGRDEDAESIGRTKFLAELKALQDPRRPLPIIFVGLGRDVDPEELNAIAKVTGGQVFRTDQPKGMRQIFFSALAELSCLPPECQR from the coding sequence GTGGTGCGTGACGTCCCGGCGCGGATCCTCGCCCGTCGTTCCCCGGTGGTGCTGCTCAGCGCGGCCCTCGTGCTGCTGCTGGTCGGTTGGGGCGGCTTCGTCTGGCTGCGCGACGAGCGCACCACGCCGGAGTGCCTCCAGCGGGTACGCCTGCGGGTGGCCGCCGCCCCGGTGGTCGCCCCGGCGGTGGACCGGATCGCCCGTGCCACCGTCGGCCGGCAGCCGTGCGTGGCGCTGGTGGTGCAGGCGCGGGAGTCCGACGCGGTCGCCGCCGAGCTGGCCAACGGCGCCGACGTGGCGGACGCCTGGCTGCCGGAGTCCACGTTCTGGCTGCGCCGGGCCCGCTCCACCGGGGCGTTCGAGGTGCCCGGGCAGGGCACGTCGGTGGCGAGCACTCCGGTGGTGCTGGCGGTGACCGAGCCGGTGGCCCGCAGGTCGGGCTGGCCGGCCCGGCCGCTGACCTGGCGGACGCTGGTCGGCCCGAAGGCGGACGCGACGAAGGTGGGGCTGCCCGACCCGGCCGTCGATCCGGCCGGGGTCGGGGCGCTGCTCGGCGTCCGGGCGCTGGCCGCCGGGGAACCCGACCCGGGCGGCGCGGTGGCGGCGACGCTGCGCAAGCTGGCCGGCCGGACCTTCAGCCCCGCCGGAACCATGGCCTCGCTACCCCCGGCCGCCGGGCTGCCCGGCCGCTCCGACGCGGTCGCCACCACCGAGCAGGCGGTGCTCGAACACAACGCGCTGACCGGCGCGGACAAGGTGGTCGCCGCGTACCCGGAGGTCGGCGTCCCCGATCTCGACCTGCCGTACGTGGTGCTGCCCGGCACCCGCGACGCGGTCCGCGACGCGGCGGCCGGCTTCCTCACCGACCTGCTCGCCACCGCCTCGCGGGACGTGCTGACCGGGTACGGCTTCCGCACCGCCGCCGGTTACCCGCCGGCGGTGCCGCGCGACCGTCGGCTCAGCCCGGACCCCCGCAACCCGGTGCCGCTGCCCGCCGAGGAGACCGTCACCGAGATGCTGACCGGGTGGAGCGGCGTGCAGCGCAGCGCCCGGATCCTCACCGTGCTGGACATCTCCGGTTCGATGGCCGTCCGGGTGCCCGGCGGTGGCACCCGGCTCGACGCCGCCCTCGCCGCCGCCCGGGAGGGGGCCGGACTGCTGCTGGACAACAGCGAGCTGGGCGTCTGGGTCTTCTCCACCAAGGTCGACGGGGATCGGGACTACCGGGAGATCCTGCCGGTCGGGCCGCTGCGTGCCCAGCGGGCCGCGCTGGCCCGGCGGCTGGGCGAGGTGAAGGTCAAGCCGGACGGCGGCACCGGCCTGTACGACACGACGCTGGCCGCGTACCGGGACGCCCGGCGACACTGGACCCCCGGACGGATCAACCTGGTGCTGGTGATGACCGACGGCCGGGACGAGGACGCCGAGAGCATCGGACGGACGAAGTTCCTCGCCGAGCTCAAGGCCCTCCAGGACCCGCGCCGACCGCTGCCGATCATCTTCGTCGGGCTCGGTCGGGACGTCGATCCCGAGGAGCTGAACGCGATCGCGAAGGTGACCGGCGGGCAGGTGTTCCGCACCGACCAGCCGAAGGGTATGCGGCAGATCTTCTTCTCCGCGCTGGCCGAGCTGAGCTGCCTGCCGCCGGAGTGCCAGCGGTGA
- a CDS encoding alpha-(1->3)-arabinofuranosyltransferase: MTTTLARGVARRALRPVREAPATALCLLLLTAVAFAQRPGQVTFDTKLDLAANPVHFLARALHLWNPEATSGELQNQAYGYLFPMGPFFAVGQLLGVPPWITQRLWCALLFCAAFYGLLLLARTMRIGTEPTRYAAALGYALAPRMLTEIGALSSEVLSAALLPWVLLPLVRVHRIGSPRRAAALSALAVLGMGGINAAVVLLALVLPGVWLLTRRWDAAHLRLVGWWCLCVVGVCLWWIVPLLLLGQYSLPFLDYIESSTTTTAVASLFQAVRGTNQWVAYIVQGDPWWPAGWLLIDHPVLMALTAVVALVGLAGLAGNLLPERRFLVLGFLAGLTLLTMGYVGSLDSPLSEQVRDLLDGPLAPLRNVHKLEPVLRLPLMLGFAHGVDAWATRLHTAARRRRPGLRLRPLVFVPVFLLVLGAAAPAWTGLLRPGPGWSDLPPSWRAAATWLADRDALARTLVVPGSGFGQYDWGRTVDEPLQSLARAPWAVRHQIPLGSAGNTRMMDTVETVLSGGRGSAGLADFLARAGFRHLLLRNDIDRTQVDAPPVAVLRRALNGSPGIARVATFGTTGAVGRTPGSPVDDDAGPLPAIEVYEVQRSVPTASAVLTADVPTVSGGPESLLPLLEQGVVRWDQPAVLAGDRPDIGSEAADGRWIVTDGLRRRERDIGRVRDNLSQTLTATEAGRQGRVALDLLPFSGRKHQTVATYQGIRKVTASTAASFVDNLAAADPSHLPFAAVDGDGGTSWHSAPLTGPVGQWLQLDLDTPRQVEQVSLSFVDDLGVGWPVTRFRISTDRGSVDHDVAAGLGAQTYYTLPGVTSTIRVTVLAVAGGRLDGGVGIREFSVPGTTPSRALRVPTDLPAATGPVSWSFSRGSAGRPACFPASGSDAVPPVDADPTTGPGSRSTTAGAGIRAAGTVIRCDRFLARVGEEPLGVDRLFRSTAPGPYRLTVTAVARPGGVLALAGARVTAGASSYLAGDASVAPWAAVDGDPGTAWLADTGDLRPTLTLSWQGKRRIDQLRLRPADLPVGSLPERVEVRAGGRVQLVPVGADGLVRLAAVLTDRLEISVRETADRVADRRGNGWTATVGIAEIEVPGLHGPLRPLPADTRIAAPCGAGPAVELDGFRYETAVTGTLRDAVAGTPMAVTLCGETGAVVDLPAGGHHLATSPSRGFVAQDATLRPAGAAAAPPRHRDVSVLDWAPTDRRVRVGAGERALLVVPENANAGWTATMDGRTLPATRVDGWQQAWVLPAGAGGEVRLRFAPDGAYRGGLAAGALSALVVLVLAAWPVRRRTADGAQVAAEGAPWLIGTLLVVLLAALGGVLPVAIVLAAMLLRQLARRALPVVVFGGLTLATVTAVAGRLRGHGQEWAYGTWVQAAMLVAIGAVVAAVVPVPGAPPTPDAAGPTPDAGPPLEDAEGAVGGAAPGRVTAPGIGDPPIAGEDEDGTVVR, from the coding sequence GTGACCACGACGCTGGCGCGTGGAGTGGCGCGCCGGGCGCTCCGGCCGGTCCGCGAGGCCCCGGCCACCGCACTCTGCCTGCTGCTGCTCACCGCCGTCGCGTTCGCCCAGCGGCCCGGCCAGGTCACCTTCGACACCAAGCTCGACCTGGCGGCGAACCCGGTGCACTTCCTGGCCCGGGCGCTGCACCTGTGGAACCCGGAGGCCACCTCCGGCGAGCTGCAGAACCAGGCGTACGGCTACCTCTTCCCGATGGGGCCGTTCTTCGCGGTCGGGCAGCTGCTCGGCGTACCGCCGTGGATCACCCAGCGGCTCTGGTGCGCGCTGCTCTTCTGCGCCGCCTTCTACGGCCTGCTGCTGCTGGCCCGGACGATGCGGATCGGCACCGAACCGACCCGGTACGCGGCCGCGCTCGGCTACGCGCTCGCGCCCCGGATGCTCACCGAGATCGGCGCGCTCTCCTCGGAGGTCCTCTCCGCCGCGCTACTGCCCTGGGTGCTGCTGCCGCTGGTCCGGGTGCACCGGATCGGCTCGCCGCGCCGGGCCGCCGCGCTCTCCGCGCTGGCCGTGCTCGGCATGGGCGGAATCAACGCGGCCGTGGTGCTGCTCGCCCTGGTGCTGCCCGGGGTGTGGCTGCTCACCCGGCGGTGGGACGCCGCCCACCTGCGGCTGGTCGGCTGGTGGTGCCTCTGCGTCGTCGGGGTCTGCCTCTGGTGGATCGTGCCGCTGCTGCTGCTCGGCCAGTACAGCCTGCCGTTCCTGGACTACATCGAGTCGTCCACCACGACCACCGCGGTCGCCTCGCTCTTCCAGGCGGTACGCGGCACCAACCAGTGGGTGGCGTACATCGTCCAGGGGGACCCGTGGTGGCCAGCGGGCTGGCTGCTGATCGACCATCCGGTGCTGATGGCGCTCACCGCGGTGGTGGCGCTGGTCGGCCTGGCCGGGCTGGCCGGCAACCTGCTGCCCGAGCGCCGCTTCCTGGTGCTCGGCTTCCTGGCCGGGCTGACCCTGCTCACGATGGGCTACGTCGGCAGCCTGGACAGCCCGCTCTCCGAGCAGGTCCGGGACCTGCTGGACGGCCCGCTGGCGCCGCTCCGCAACGTGCACAAGCTGGAGCCGGTGCTGCGGCTGCCGCTGATGCTCGGCTTCGCGCACGGCGTGGACGCCTGGGCCACCCGGCTGCACACCGCCGCCCGCCGGCGCCGCCCCGGGCTGCGGTTGCGCCCGCTGGTGTTCGTACCGGTGTTCCTGCTGGTGCTCGGGGCGGCCGCGCCGGCCTGGACGGGGCTGTTGCGGCCCGGGCCCGGCTGGTCGGACCTACCGCCGAGCTGGCGGGCCGCCGCCACCTGGCTGGCCGACCGGGACGCCCTGGCCCGCACCCTGGTGGTGCCCGGCTCGGGCTTCGGCCAGTACGACTGGGGACGGACCGTCGACGAACCGTTGCAGTCGTTGGCCCGAGCACCCTGGGCGGTGCGGCACCAGATCCCGCTCGGTTCGGCCGGCAACACCCGGATGATGGACACCGTCGAGACCGTGCTGTCCGGCGGGCGGGGCTCGGCCGGGCTGGCCGACTTCCTGGCCCGCGCCGGCTTCCGCCATCTGCTGCTGCGCAACGACATCGACCGGACCCAGGTGGACGCCCCGCCGGTGGCGGTGCTGCGCCGGGCGCTGAACGGGTCGCCGGGGATCGCGCGGGTGGCCACCTTCGGCACGACCGGCGCGGTCGGCCGGACGCCCGGCAGCCCGGTGGACGACGACGCCGGCCCGTTACCGGCGATCGAGGTGTACGAGGTCCAGCGGTCGGTGCCGACCGCTTCCGCGGTGCTCACCGCCGACGTGCCCACGGTCAGCGGCGGCCCGGAGTCGCTGCTGCCCCTGCTCGAACAGGGCGTGGTCCGATGGGACCAGCCGGCGGTGCTCGCCGGCGACCGGCCCGACATCGGGTCCGAGGCGGCCGACGGGCGGTGGATCGTCACCGACGGGCTGCGCCGGCGGGAACGGGACATCGGGCGGGTACGGGACAACCTCAGCCAGACCCTGACCGCGACCGAGGCGGGACGGCAGGGGCGGGTCGCCCTCGACCTGCTGCCGTTCTCCGGCCGGAAGCACCAGACGGTCGCCACGTACCAGGGGATCCGCAAGGTGACTGCCTCCACGGCGGCCAGCTTCGTGGACAACCTGGCCGCCGCCGATCCGTCGCACCTGCCGTTCGCCGCGGTGGACGGCGACGGCGGCACCTCCTGGCACTCCGCGCCGCTGACCGGGCCGGTGGGGCAGTGGCTCCAGCTGGACCTGGACACCCCGCGTCAGGTGGAGCAGGTCTCCCTGTCCTTCGTCGACGACCTCGGGGTCGGTTGGCCGGTCACCCGATTCCGGATCAGCACCGACCGGGGCTCGGTCGACCACGACGTCGCCGCCGGGCTGGGCGCCCAGACGTACTACACCCTGCCGGGGGTCACCAGCACGATTCGGGTCACCGTGCTCGCGGTGGCCGGCGGCCGGCTCGACGGCGGGGTGGGCATCCGGGAGTTCTCGGTTCCGGGCACCACGCCCAGCCGGGCGCTGCGCGTCCCCACCGACCTGCCCGCCGCCACCGGCCCGGTCTCCTGGTCGTTCAGTCGGGGATCCGCCGGCCGGCCGGCGTGCTTCCCGGCCTCCGGCTCCGACGCCGTCCCGCCCGTCGACGCCGATCCGACCACCGGCCCGGGCTCCCGGTCCACCACGGCCGGCGCGGGGATCCGGGCGGCGGGCACCGTCATCCGGTGCGACCGCTTCCTGGCCCGGGTCGGCGAGGAGCCCCTCGGCGTGGACCGGCTGTTCCGCAGTACGGCGCCGGGCCCTTACCGGTTGACGGTCACCGCCGTGGCCCGCCCAGGGGGTGTGCTGGCCCTCGCCGGGGCGCGAGTCACCGCCGGCGCCTCGTCGTACCTGGCGGGGGACGCGTCCGTGGCGCCGTGGGCGGCCGTCGACGGCGATCCCGGCACCGCCTGGCTCGCCGACACCGGAGATCTGCGTCCGACGCTCACCTTGAGCTGGCAGGGGAAGCGGCGGATCGACCAGCTGCGGCTGCGCCCGGCCGACCTGCCGGTGGGCTCCCTGCCCGAGCGGGTCGAGGTGCGCGCGGGCGGCCGTGTCCAGCTGGTGCCGGTCGGTGCCGACGGTCTGGTCCGCCTGGCCGCGGTGCTCACCGACCGGCTCGAGATCAGCGTGCGGGAGACGGCCGACCGGGTGGCGGACCGGCGCGGCAACGGCTGGACCGCGACCGTTGGCATCGCCGAAATCGAGGTACCGGGCCTGCATGGCCCGCTGAGGCCGCTGCCCGCGGACACCCGGATCGCCGCGCCGTGCGGTGCCGGCCCTGCCGTCGAACTCGACGGCTTCCGGTACGAAACCGCGGTCACCGGCACCCTGCGCGACGCCGTCGCCGGCACGCCGATGGCGGTGACCCTGTGCGGCGAGACCGGCGCGGTGGTGGACCTGCCGGCCGGCGGGCACCACCTGGCCACCTCCCCGTCGCGCGGCTTCGTGGCGCAGGACGCCACGCTGCGTCCGGCCGGGGCTGCGGCCGCCCCGCCCCGGCACCGGGACGTCTCGGTGCTGGACTGGGCGCCGACCGACCGCCGGGTGCGGGTGGGGGCCGGGGAGCGCGCGCTGCTCGTCGTACCGGAGAACGCGAACGCCGGCTGGACGGCCACGATGGACGGACGGACGCTGCCGGCGACCCGGGTCGACGGGTGGCAGCAGGCGTGGGTGCTGCCGGCGGGTGCCGGCGGCGAGGTGCGCCTGAGGTTCGCCCCCGACGGCGCCTACCGTGGCGGCCTGGCCGCCGGCGCGCTGAGCGCGCTCGTCGTGCTGGTGCTGGCCGCCTGGCCGGTGCGCCGAAGGACCGCGGACGGGGCGCAGGTAGCGGCCGAGGGCGCGCCCTGGCTGATCGGCACGTTGCTGGTGGTGCTGCTCGCCGCGCTGGGCGGGGTGCTGCCGGTGGCGATCGTGCTCGCCGCGATGCTGCTGCGCCAGCTCGCCCGTCGCGCGCTACCGGTGGTGGTCTTCGGCGGCCTGACCCTGGCCACGGTGACCGCGGTGGCCGGCCGGCTGCGGGGGCACGGCCAGGAGTGGGCGTACGGCACCTGGGTGCAGGCGGCGATGCTGGTGGCGATCGGCGCGGTGGTGGCGGCGGTGGTGCCGGTCCCCGGCGCGCCACCGACTCCGGACGCGGCCGGTCCGACCCCGGACGCCGGCCCGCCTCTGGAGGACGCCGAGGGGGCGGTCGGGGGTGCTGCGCCGGGGCGGGTGACAGCCCCGGGGATCGGCGACCCGCCGATCGCCGGTGAGGACGAGGACGGGACGGTAGTGCGATGA
- a CDS encoding glycosyltransferase family 4 protein, translating to MDKSGSTTARHVLFLNWRDTSNPEGGGSEVYIERIAAELIAAGHRVTLLCAAHERGAADETNPDGMRVLRRGSRHTVYARAALTYLAGRLGLGPLGRRRLGRPDLIVDVCNGVPFFAPLYAGRPVLALVHHVHREQWPVVFGPVICRLGWWIESRLAVRLYRRCRYVTVSEASRAELAELGVNRERIDVVPNGTPSVTGAPLPRTTHPSLLVLGRLVPHKRVEIALRTVAELTGELPDLELVVAGQGWWEQPLRELSDSLGIADRVRFTGFISEEEKHELLSSCWLALTPSLKEGWGLTIVEAAARSTPTIAFRYAGGVAEAMVDTETGLLVDDEREFTERVRELLADDVRRKAMGEAALAHAGRFTWAATGARFAQLVAGLTAAR from the coding sequence GTGGACAAGTCCGGCAGCACCACCGCTCGCCACGTGCTGTTCCTCAACTGGCGCGACACGAGCAACCCGGAAGGCGGTGGCTCCGAGGTCTACATCGAGCGGATCGCCGCCGAACTGATCGCCGCCGGTCACCGGGTGACCCTGCTCTGCGCCGCCCACGAGCGGGGCGCGGCGGACGAGACCAACCCGGACGGCATGCGGGTGCTGCGCCGCGGCTCCCGGCACACCGTCTACGCCCGCGCCGCGCTCACCTACCTCGCCGGTCGGCTCGGCCTGGGCCCGCTGGGCCGGCGTCGCCTCGGCCGGCCGGACCTGATCGTCGACGTGTGCAACGGGGTGCCCTTCTTCGCCCCGCTCTACGCCGGCCGCCCGGTGCTCGCCCTGGTGCACCATGTGCACCGGGAGCAATGGCCGGTGGTCTTCGGCCCGGTCATCTGCCGGCTCGGCTGGTGGATCGAGTCCCGGCTGGCGGTCCGGCTCTACCGGCGCTGCCGCTACGTCACGGTCTCGGAGGCGAGCCGGGCCGAGCTGGCCGAGCTGGGCGTGAACCGCGAGCGGATCGACGTGGTGCCCAACGGCACCCCGTCCGTGACCGGCGCCCCGCTGCCCCGGACGACCCACCCGTCGCTGCTGGTGCTGGGTCGGCTGGTTCCGCACAAGCGGGTGGAGATCGCCCTGCGTACGGTGGCCGAGCTGACCGGGGAGCTGCCGGACCTGGAGCTGGTGGTGGCCGGGCAGGGCTGGTGGGAGCAGCCGCTGCGGGAGCTCAGCGACTCGCTCGGCATCGCCGACCGGGTACGGTTCACCGGCTTCATCAGCGAGGAGGAGAAGCACGAGCTGCTCTCCTCCTGCTGGCTGGCCCTCACCCCGTCGCTCAAGGAGGGCTGGGGGCTGACCATCGTCGAGGCCGCCGCCCGGAGCACCCCGACGATCGCGTTCCGCTACGCCGGTGGCGTCGCCGAGGCGATGGTCGACACCGAGACCGGGCTGCTGGTGGACGACGAGCGGGAGTTCACCGAGCGGGTCCGGGAGCTGCTCGCCGACGACGTGCGGCGCAAGGCGATGGGCGAGGCGGCGCTGGCGCACGCGGGCCGGTTCACCTGGGCGGCGACCGGTGCCCGCTTCGCGCAGCTGGTCGCCGGGCTCACCGCCGCCCGGTAG
- a CDS encoding polysaccharide biosynthesis protein, with amino-acid sequence MTQTIGRDAGAGRLGAAGAAVTVATMLTNALAYLVPVLGARRLDPADLGALATVLALGAIAAVPGFGLQIAVAVHRARSGPIATGRLALLTAAVTAAVTVAAAPLLTVLLRLPVALTLLLAATTFATVLAGRWLGELQGDQRFLRLSAAMTVLAVGRYGGLVAGLALGGGAVTALALGAVTGLLALPLLARLAAGGRPTPVASHRERELRPGDVMTACGATLAMLTISYADLILARQLLPAAGSGAYAVGAVLTKGALWAPQVVTLLVLPRLARGDRRARALGLAVILACGCVLVAAAAFGGELAFRLAGGADYLHLADEAPLFAATGALYAVVFMLVNDRVASGARFPAAPLWAATVGLAGAALLVAPRTVEGVLGCALATAALTATVMAWLVLRPRR; translated from the coding sequence ATGACACAGACCATCGGCAGGGACGCCGGCGCGGGGCGGCTCGGGGCCGCCGGCGCCGCCGTCACGGTCGCCACCATGCTGACCAACGCGCTGGCCTACCTGGTGCCGGTGCTCGGCGCCCGCCGGCTCGACCCGGCCGACCTGGGGGCGCTGGCGACCGTGCTCGCGCTGGGCGCGATCGCGGCCGTGCCGGGCTTCGGCCTGCAGATCGCCGTCGCGGTACACCGGGCGCGCAGCGGTCCCATCGCCACCGGCCGGTTGGCGCTGCTCACCGCTGCCGTCACCGCAGCGGTCACGGTCGCGGCGGCGCCGCTGCTGACCGTCCTGCTGCGGCTGCCGGTGGCGCTGACCCTGCTGCTCGCGGCCACCACCTTCGCCACCGTGCTGGCCGGCCGGTGGCTCGGCGAACTTCAGGGTGACCAGCGTTTCCTCCGGCTCTCCGCGGCGATGACGGTGCTCGCCGTCGGCCGGTACGGCGGCCTGGTCGCCGGGCTGGCGCTGGGCGGTGGCGCGGTCACCGCGCTGGCGCTCGGCGCGGTCACCGGTCTCCTCGCGCTGCCGCTGCTCGCCCGCCTCGCCGCCGGCGGCCGGCCGACGCCCGTCGCCAGCCACCGGGAGCGCGAGCTGCGACCCGGGGACGTGATGACCGCGTGCGGGGCCACGCTGGCGATGCTCACCATCTCGTACGCCGACCTGATCCTCGCCCGCCAACTGCTGCCGGCGGCCGGCTCCGGGGCGTACGCGGTCGGCGCGGTGCTGACCAAGGGCGCGCTCTGGGCACCGCAGGTCGTGACGCTGCTCGTGCTGCCCCGGCTGGCCCGGGGCGACCGGCGGGCCCGGGCGCTGGGCCTGGCGGTCATCCTCGCCTGCGGGTGCGTGCTGGTGGCCGCCGCCGCGTTCGGCGGGGAGCTGGCGTTCCGGCTGGCCGGCGGCGCCGACTACCTGCACCTGGCCGACGAGGCCCCACTCTTCGCCGCCACCGGCGCCCTGTACGCGGTCGTCTTCATGCTGGTCAACGACCGGGTGGCCAGCGGCGCCCGGTTCCCCGCGGCACCGCTCTGGGCGGCCACCGTGGGACTGGCCGGGGCGGCCCTGCTGGTCGCCCCGCGTACGGTCGAGGGGGTCCTCGGCTGTGCGCTCGCCACCGCCGCGCTGACCGCCACCGTGATGGCCTGGCTGGTCCTCCGCCCGCGGCGCTGA
- a CDS encoding FkbM family methyltransferase produces MASTNVAAAATSGLAAKLPERWVAGGIRLVYPRVEPELARLADFVPRGGTAVDVGAWYGPWTARLLRRADRVVSVEPTPPLARQLRERFPTVEVVEAAVSDHRGTASLYLPEGGAIVGTSSLEQPGQGHPVEVRRITLDSLGLTDVRFVKLDIEGHELPALRGAAETVRRDRPVLLIEVEERIQPVEPLLGLLSGWGYQGYVLPGRSWVPLAGFDLGRHQREAIVRVGQSFARRVLWPRPRYVNSVLFRPK; encoded by the coding sequence ATGGCGTCGACGAACGTGGCCGCGGCAGCGACCTCCGGCCTGGCCGCGAAGCTCCCGGAGCGGTGGGTGGCGGGCGGGATCCGGCTGGTCTATCCCCGGGTGGAGCCGGAGCTGGCCCGGCTGGCCGACTTCGTGCCGCGTGGTGGCACAGCGGTCGACGTCGGTGCCTGGTACGGCCCGTGGACCGCCCGACTGCTGCGCCGCGCCGACCGGGTCGTCTCGGTCGAGCCCACGCCTCCACTGGCCCGGCAGCTGCGGGAAAGGTTCCCCACGGTCGAGGTGGTCGAGGCGGCCGTCTCCGATCACAGGGGTACTGCCTCGCTCTACCTGCCCGAGGGCGGCGCGATCGTCGGCACCTCTTCGCTGGAGCAGCCGGGGCAGGGCCACCCCGTCGAGGTACGCCGAATCACCTTGGACTCGCTCGGCCTGACCGACGTGCGCTTCGTCAAGCTCGACATCGAGGGGCACGAGCTGCCCGCGCTGCGCGGTGCGGCCGAAACGGTCCGCCGTGACCGCCCGGTGCTGCTGATCGAGGTGGAGGAGCGGATCCAGCCGGTCGAGCCGCTGCTGGGGCTGCTCAGCGGCTGGGGTTACCAGGGGTACGTGCTGCCGGGGCGTAGCTGGGTGCCGTTGGCGGGCTTCGACCTCGGGCGGCACCAGCGTGAGGCGATCGTCCGGGTGGGGCAGAGCTTCGCCCGTCGGGTGCTCTGGCCCCGCCCCCGGTACGTCAATTCGGTGCTGTTCCGGCCGAAGTGA
- a CDS encoding class I SAM-dependent methyltransferase: MTAEQGRAARRRFATLGRSVALFRAFLVEQTDPDHFYGLLADDSVRQVSGYTGLTGRTVLDVGGGPGYFAQAFRAAGAHYVGLDPDVGDFSAAGSAAGMLRGSGTALPVRTGSVDVCFSSNVLEHVSEPHRMLDEMARVTRPGGILFVSFTPWLSPWGGHETAPWHYLGGDRARRRYQRRMGRPPKNRFRETLFPVSISDALHWTRGNADVEVLDALPRYHPWWGRWIVRVPGAREIGSWNFLLVLRRTGGRPDREPAVGTRESPAAAGK, translated from the coding sequence ATGACCGCTGAGCAGGGACGGGCGGCTCGCCGCCGGTTCGCCACCCTGGGTCGTTCGGTGGCCCTGTTCCGGGCCTTCCTGGTCGAGCAGACCGACCCCGACCACTTCTACGGTCTGCTGGCCGACGACTCGGTACGACAGGTCTCCGGCTACACCGGGCTGACCGGGCGGACAGTGCTCGACGTGGGCGGCGGCCCGGGCTATTTCGCGCAGGCCTTCCGCGCGGCCGGCGCGCACTATGTCGGTCTCGACCCGGACGTCGGTGACTTCTCCGCGGCCGGGTCCGCCGCCGGCATGCTGCGCGGCAGCGGCACCGCGCTGCCGGTGCGCACCGGCAGTGTCGACGTCTGCTTCTCGTCCAACGTGCTGGAGCACGTCTCGGAGCCGCACCGGATGCTGGACGAGATGGCTCGGGTGACCCGGCCGGGCGGCATCCTCTTCGTCTCGTTCACTCCGTGGCTGTCCCCGTGGGGTGGGCACGAGACCGCACCCTGGCACTACCTGGGCGGGGACCGGGCCCGGCGGCGCTACCAGCGGCGGATGGGGCGTCCGCCGAAGAACCGCTTCCGGGAGACACTCTTCCCGGTCTCCATCTCCGACGCGTTGCACTGGACCCGGGGCAACGCCGACGTCGAGGTCCTCGACGCCCTGCCCCGCTACCACCCCTGGTGGGGCCGCTGGATCGTGCGGGTCCCCGGAGCGCGCGAGATCGGCTCGTGGAACTTCCTGCTCGTGCTGCGGCGTACCGGTGGGCGGCCGGACCGCGAGCCGGCCGTCGGTACCAGGGAATCACCGGCTGCGGCCGGAAAGTAG